The Oceanispirochaeta sp. M1 genome includes a window with the following:
- a CDS encoding AraC family transcriptional regulator → MKSYYISKTREAESSILSIHRDNTRYDFSLLHSSITEVNALKDNEYGSPHSHDVYHAVLYTKGKNQVIYKNRRVDITPGTLLLVSPGEDHDFYPCNKGEMEYSEITFEYVCGDSVLKIPFTSLMSEITGKDQNSLPSLISLDNDQVLRWMKLFYAYGDLQKDYRKSSFEIHLKLAEIWQMITGLNRDREKEKLPQQTAEIIRNSLTEKLNLDDLSRRLNVSKTYINREFKRVWNTTPMEFHRNLRLEKAADLLRSGEESLKEVADTFSFYDEFHFSRSFQSLYGIPPGEFRKRTRTQERKDV, encoded by the coding sequence ATGAAGTCATATTACATTAGCAAAACCAGAGAAGCCGAGTCCTCGATCCTCAGTATTCACAGGGATAATACCCGCTACGATTTTTCTCTGCTACACAGCTCTATCACCGAAGTAAATGCCTTGAAGGACAATGAATACGGCTCCCCTCACAGCCATGATGTTTACCACGCTGTTTTATACACAAAAGGTAAGAACCAGGTAATTTATAAAAATAGAAGAGTGGATATTACCCCGGGGACCCTCCTTCTAGTCAGCCCGGGAGAGGATCATGACTTCTATCCCTGTAATAAGGGAGAAATGGAATATTCAGAGATAACCTTTGAGTATGTATGCGGAGATTCAGTACTGAAGATTCCATTTACATCACTTATGTCTGAAATAACCGGGAAGGATCAAAACAGCCTTCCTTCACTGATCAGTCTTGATAATGACCAGGTTTTAAGATGGATGAAACTCTTTTATGCATACGGTGATCTTCAGAAAGACTACCGAAAAAGCAGTTTTGAGATTCACCTTAAACTGGCGGAGATATGGCAGATGATCACCGGACTCAACAGGGATAGAGAAAAAGAAAAACTGCCTCAACAGACAGCGGAGATAATCAGAAACAGTCTGACAGAGAAGCTGAATCTTGATGATTTGTCCCGACGCCTCAACGTTTCCAAAACATATATCAACAGAGAATTTAAAAGAGTATGGAATACGACTCCAATGGAATTTCACAGGAACCTCAGACTTGAAAAAGCAGCAGACCTCCTGAGAAGTGGAGAAGAGTCACTGAAAGAAGTTGCAGATACTTTCAGCTTTTATGATGAGTTTCATTTCAGCCGAAGCTTTCAGTCTCTATATGGAATCCCCCCCGGCGAATTCAGAAAACGAACCCGAACTCAGGAGAGAAAAGATGTATAG
- a CDS encoding carbohydrate ABC transporter permease — protein sequence MKIKSLERASWFTVLSFLLPGFTGFLLFVFIPMISTIGVAFTNYSGGPNWKFIGIRNFRYLMESSQFHQSLLVTLQFVFFTVIFQILLGLLFAVLLNQGFRGTTFFRSLFFMPNVLSAVGVSLAFSLIFHPGAGFANQLLASLGLPPNTWLTSSDTALMSIIIVTLWMSFGYYMVIFLGGLQSISPSLYEAASIDGANGFHTFFKVTLPMLSPTMFFAMTMSIIGSFKVFDQVFMMTGGQAGGGPAGSTNVVVFDVYLNSFTNYKFGYASAESLILLVIILAITLIQFQNQKKWVTYDL from the coding sequence ATGAAAATAAAATCTCTTGAAAGAGCAAGCTGGTTCACAGTTCTATCCTTCCTGCTCCCGGGATTTACAGGATTTCTGCTTTTTGTCTTTATTCCAATGATCTCAACTATCGGAGTTGCCTTCACAAACTATTCGGGAGGTCCCAATTGGAAGTTTATCGGGATCAGGAATTTCCGTTATCTGATGGAAAGCAGCCAGTTCCATCAGTCACTTCTGGTGACACTGCAGTTTGTTTTTTTTACAGTAATCTTTCAGATCCTTTTAGGACTTCTTTTTGCCGTTCTTCTGAATCAGGGGTTTCGGGGAACTACCTTTTTTCGCAGCCTGTTTTTTATGCCCAATGTGCTCTCAGCCGTTGGTGTTTCCCTTGCTTTTTCTCTGATATTTCATCCCGGAGCAGGATTTGCCAATCAGCTTCTAGCCAGCCTGGGACTTCCTCCCAATACCTGGCTGACCAGTTCTGATACAGCATTGATGTCTATTATCATCGTAACACTCTGGATGTCCTTCGGGTATTATATGGTCATCTTTCTGGGAGGCCTTCAGTCTATAAGCCCCTCCCTGTATGAAGCGGCAAGTATTGACGGAGCTAATGGATTTCACACTTTTTTCAAGGTGACCCTGCCCATGCTCAGTCCCACCATGTTTTTTGCCATGACCATGAGTATCATCGGCAGCTTCAAGGTCTTTGACCAGGTATTTATGATGACCGGTGGACAGGCTGGAGGTGGTCCTGCTGGATCTACCAATGTAGTCGTTTTCGATGTATATCTGAACTCCTTTACAAATTATAAATTCGGTTATGCTTCGGCAGAATCTCTGATCCTCCTAGTCATCATTCTTGCCATTACCCTAATTCAATTTCAGAATCAGAAAAAGTGGGTGACCTATGACCTCTAA
- a CDS encoding DUF2264 domain-containing protein, protein MYSNELKNNPLKSRADMVRALETLIKPLPAALKHSNTWMLPTSTAAHYTMNGAGLEGYSRPFWGIVPALAGGTPPGEMEEYITMCAEGMAKGVNPEHPDYWGDTFNRDQKFVEMAVLGLSLLLSPEMFWDKLDDQAKKNLQIWLESANDHEYPPCNWLFFRVFVNVGLKNVCSGGSDTQIEEDMKELDSYYQGDGWYSDGHTEQYDYYISFGMHFYGLLYAGIRMKEDPERSRRFMERAAIFAKDFSAWFAPGGEAVAYGRSMTYRFAQCSFWSAAAFAGLENYAAWITPGILKGMILRHLRWWFQKPFFSDDGYLTVGYAFPNLLMAEGYNGPGGPYWGLKSFFVLALTEESSFWQAEEEDLPMRLPEVSLQKHPRFLVCRDKRGDVTILNAGQFAEFDPRHNEQKYGKLSYNSRIPFSVPVGSRKIGEQNPDNTLMIHTEDNLWLHRGRTKNRQFRDDVISSDWEIREGLTIRSILTWIEGIQIRLHLVKSNRFLVFAEGGAACPIEDHKQTSMFKQEGSEAQFHGCGHFAKITELIAESDEETDSVEPWQIPAEPNSNLLFTRTVIPVLIRKQMPGTSLWISCASSGLVEDEKSHDNIKVDYNKDEDLIVSGVSEERLIPAAWLKIKEEIVRGNREGSPGTS, encoded by the coding sequence ATGTATAGCAATGAACTGAAAAACAATCCGCTGAAAAGCAGAGCCGACATGGTCAGGGCTCTCGAAACTCTGATAAAACCTCTGCCGGCGGCATTAAAACATAGCAATACCTGGATGCTTCCCACAAGCACAGCTGCTCACTACACGATGAATGGAGCCGGACTGGAAGGCTATTCCCGCCCCTTCTGGGGAATTGTCCCCGCCCTTGCCGGTGGAACCCCTCCGGGAGAGATGGAAGAATATATAACCATGTGCGCCGAAGGGATGGCAAAGGGAGTGAACCCTGAGCATCCTGACTACTGGGGGGACACCTTTAACAGGGATCAGAAATTTGTTGAGATGGCCGTACTTGGTCTCTCTCTTCTGCTCAGTCCGGAAATGTTCTGGGATAAGCTGGACGATCAGGCAAAAAAGAATTTACAGATATGGCTTGAATCTGCCAATGACCATGAATACCCGCCCTGCAACTGGCTCTTCTTCAGAGTCTTTGTGAACGTAGGTCTTAAAAATGTATGCTCCGGTGGTTCTGATACACAGATTGAAGAGGATATGAAAGAGCTGGACAGCTACTATCAGGGAGACGGCTGGTATTCCGATGGCCATACAGAACAGTACGACTACTATATCTCATTCGGAATGCACTTTTATGGACTCCTCTATGCAGGAATCAGAATGAAAGAAGATCCCGAACGTTCCAGGAGATTTATGGAGAGAGCTGCCATATTCGCAAAAGACTTCAGCGCCTGGTTTGCCCCTGGAGGCGAAGCTGTGGCCTACGGCCGTAGTATGACATACCGTTTTGCTCAGTGTTCTTTCTGGTCGGCAGCGGCATTTGCAGGGCTTGAGAATTATGCGGCCTGGATCACTCCGGGTATTCTGAAAGGAATGATTCTCAGACATTTGCGCTGGTGGTTTCAAAAACCTTTCTTCTCGGATGACGGATACCTTACAGTTGGTTATGCCTTCCCGAATCTGCTGATGGCAGAAGGCTACAATGGTCCCGGAGGTCCCTACTGGGGACTGAAGAGTTTCTTTGTTCTTGCACTCACGGAAGAGAGTTCCTTCTGGCAGGCAGAAGAAGAAGATCTCCCCATGCGGCTGCCGGAAGTTTCACTGCAAAAGCATCCCCGATTTCTTGTATGCCGTGATAAAAGAGGTGATGTAACCATATTGAATGCCGGCCAATTTGCCGAATTCGACCCCAGGCACAACGAACAAAAATATGGAAAACTTTCCTATAACAGCCGTATCCCCTTCTCCGTTCCTGTAGGCAGTCGTAAAATCGGAGAACAGAATCCTGACAATACTCTTATGATACACACAGAGGATAATCTTTGGCTCCATAGGGGCAGAACCAAAAACAGGCAGTTCAGAGACGATGTAATATCCTCGGACTGGGAGATTAGAGAAGGACTGACCATCCGCAGTATCCTGACATGGATTGAAGGGATACAGATCAGGCTTCATCTTGTCAAAAGCAACAGATTTCTGGTGTTTGCCGAGGGTGGTGCAGCCTGTCCTATTGAAGATCATAAACAGACATCTATGTTCAAACAGGAAGGCAGTGAAGCACAGTTTCATGGATGCGGGCATTTTGCAAAAATTACAGAGCTGATAGCGGAATCAGATGAAGAGACAGATTCCGTAGAACCCTGGCAGATACCAGCGGAACCCAACAGTAATCTTCTTTTTACCAGGACAGTCATCCCTGTACTTATTAGAAAACAGATGCCCGGTACTTCACTCTGGATAAGCTGTGCCTCTTCAGGACTTGTTGAAGATGAGAAGAGTCATGACAACATTAAGGTGGATTATAATAAGGATGAAGATCTGATAGTCAGCGGAGTCAGTGAGGAACGACTGATTCCTGCTGCCTGGCTGAAAATAAAAGAGGAGATTGTCCGGGGAAACAGAGAAGGTTCCCCCGGAACGTCATGA
- a CDS encoding carbohydrate ABC transporter permease: MTSKSIIQKTVSWLMLLLTTAFVLIPLYMIATASFKNERDIFEAPLVLWTENSGIFNFKQLDRFPLYIWNSIKVTFFCTVIQLGTASTSAYAFSKLKWRGRDALFVLYLMSMMIPIQVIIIPQFMVIKNLGLYNSHLALILVGSFTVFGTFLIKQFFMTLPDSIMESARIDGAHEWVIFLRIVMPLAKTVMATVLIFSFRWFWNEFFSALIYIASPELKTLPLGMTDFVTEYMVYFGPQMAAALISIVPVMILFLSLQKYFIQGIASSGIKG; this comes from the coding sequence ATGACCTCTAAATCAATTATTCAAAAAACAGTCTCATGGCTGATGCTTTTACTGACAACGGCTTTTGTTTTAATCCCTCTTTATATGATCGCTACAGCATCTTTCAAGAATGAAAGAGATATTTTTGAGGCTCCTCTGGTTCTGTGGACCGAGAATTCGGGCATTTTTAACTTCAAGCAGCTGGATCGTTTTCCCCTGTATATCTGGAATTCAATCAAGGTCACTTTTTTCTGTACTGTCATACAGCTGGGTACAGCATCTACTTCTGCCTATGCTTTTTCCAAATTGAAATGGAGAGGCCGGGATGCCTTATTTGTTCTGTATCTGATGTCCATGATGATCCCTATTCAGGTTATTATCATTCCTCAGTTTATGGTGATCAAGAATCTGGGACTCTATAATTCTCACCTGGCTTTGATTCTTGTAGGCTCTTTTACCGTATTTGGAACATTTCTGATCAAGCAGTTTTTTATGACACTCCCGGATTCCATTATGGAATCTGCCCGGATTGACGGTGCTCATGAGTGGGTCATCTTTCTGAGAATTGTCATGCCCCTGGCTAAGACCGTTATGGCCACTGTACTTATCTTCTCTTTTCGCTGGTTCTGGAACGAATTTTTCTCGGCTCTTATCTATATTGCCAGTCCCGAATTGAAGACATTACCATTGGGAATGACTGATTTTGTGACAGAGTATATGGTCTATTTCGGTCCCCAGATGGCTGCGGCTCTGATATCCATAGTTCCTGTAATGATTCTATTCCTATCTCTGCAGAAATACTTCATTCAGGGAATCGCATCCAGTGGGATTAAAGGTTAG
- a CDS encoding ABC transporter substrate-binding protein yields the protein MKKLLVAFLLMLPLVSTFAAGQQEEAAPADGPVSVDFYTWSDGDDDYSDLFEAFNAANSDVQINPQYIPPADYESKLTTLLAGGMDMDAYMQKRQVDMFAQNANGYIEPLNDLIKKHNFDYSTMKSWADAIEVDGDVLALPHRGGKYYTYYNVKPFEAKGLPTPTELVEKGEWTWDRYVELSQQVSENDGKTFGSSIYTWGSCQIYPAGQNNVQFIDSDGNIDLNEYALKSVQIRKTLEDGLDMPKLVDLKVTKTHYSQVFYSGMSPMLLIGEWFPGIMRNGFDKGLVEGFNPEDFRITRLPSDSPEYYSVGAPTFGHVHSKSRNKDAAFQALSWFATIDGAKVEAGLGLLPPVVNDEVKAILAKNIVDETSLGYFTEDVPVRPMIYNKYGSKVEQLISRFTEMYLMGDLTDADYLSELEKELQTIADTTD from the coding sequence ATGAAAAAATTACTTGTGGCATTTTTACTGATGCTGCCCCTGGTTTCAACTTTTGCTGCCGGTCAGCAGGAGGAAGCTGCCCCCGCTGACGGTCCTGTTTCTGTAGACTTTTATACATGGTCTGACGGAGATGATGACTATTCCGATCTGTTCGAGGCATTTAATGCGGCTAACTCAGATGTACAGATTAATCCTCAGTATATTCCCCCCGCAGATTATGAATCCAAACTGACAACACTGCTTGCCGGTGGTATGGATATGGATGCCTATATGCAGAAAAGACAGGTGGATATGTTTGCTCAGAATGCAAACGGTTATATTGAACCTCTCAATGATCTTATTAAAAAGCATAACTTTGATTATTCCACAATGAAGTCCTGGGCCGATGCCATAGAAGTAGATGGTGATGTTCTTGCTTTGCCCCATAGAGGTGGAAAATACTACACCTACTACAATGTAAAACCATTTGAAGCCAAGGGCCTTCCTACTCCTACTGAACTCGTAGAAAAAGGAGAGTGGACCTGGGACCGGTATGTTGAATTGTCTCAGCAGGTTTCTGAAAATGATGGTAAGACTTTCGGCTCCAGTATCTATACCTGGGGAAGCTGTCAGATCTATCCTGCCGGTCAGAATAATGTTCAGTTCATTGATAGCGATGGAAATATCGATCTTAATGAATATGCACTGAAATCAGTACAGATCAGAAAGACACTGGAAGACGGTCTGGATATGCCCAAGCTGGTAGACCTGAAGGTGACTAAAACTCACTACTCCCAGGTTTTCTACAGCGGTATGTCCCCCATGCTTCTGATCGGTGAATGGTTCCCCGGAATCATGAGAAATGGATTTGATAAGGGATTGGTTGAAGGTTTTAATCCTGAAGATTTCAGAATCACAAGACTCCCCAGTGACTCTCCAGAGTACTACTCCGTAGGAGCTCCCACATTCGGTCATGTTCACAGCAAGTCCAGGAATAAAGATGCGGCCTTTCAGGCTCTGTCCTGGTTTGCCACCATTGATGGTGCTAAAGTGGAAGCCGGCCTCGGTCTTCTTCCTCCTGTTGTCAATGATGAAGTAAAAGCCATCCTGGCTAAGAATATTGTGGATGAAACTTCTCTGGGATACTTCACTGAAGATGTTCCTGTTCGTCCTATGATCTACAACAAGTACGGCAGCAAAGTTGAGCAGCTGATCTCCCGTTTCACTGAAATGTATCTGATGGGTGATCTCACAGATGCCGACTATCTTTCAGAACTGGAAAAAGAACTTCAGACTATCGCTGACACCACTGACTGA
- a CDS encoding heparinase II/III family protein → MGLKVRSIMLQDKLEKTQASVQSFEISNFLPSINSLRTMDSISLEAREVIRESGRQALAEDIPSLRATHYMEFRRNGNRSHFEALYFRRRILLVRMLKAFCFGEESSEMLDGIINMVSVICDEWSWVIPAHNWPNDETGKALPPLKPPRVDLFAANTACLMAICIHYLKEPLMVEADKLVERVETECRRRCINPYMQNDDHWWMGYHDHPEHGELNNWTPWITDNFLHCLLCLEPEQRELKAAAGRSSDILINYLKVLPADGGCDEGAIYWDHAAGSLFGCLDILDFVSGGTLQLLEDQFVKDAASYIRRVHIDGSYYANFADCPGVLEHMPFGLMYRMAELLGDKELSHLACRLNSRSSGDNSHEEAFSVHRDFRNYLFPIQDIETVPEGGGGVDVFPDTQVYLHKSQDLFFSCKGGHNGESHNHNDVGQFMVYWKGQPAVIDPGIGEYTRETFNHMRYTIWTMQSGWHNLPVINSMKQKEGREFRSSSFITDANSCRIGLENAYPGTAGIKSWNRTFDVSDDEVCLTDLWELKAEKNSAVWHFLSLEEPLLSEGFVVIPLAEGKIVISFPEDLLEGCLDFQKIPEDDSKMRVWGKDRIWRISLENKNPLAAAGKVQFKIKGE, encoded by the coding sequence GTGGGATTAAAGGTTAGATCAATTATGCTCCAGGATAAATTAGAAAAAACACAAGCCTCTGTTCAGTCATTTGAGATTAGTAATTTTCTTCCCTCCATTAATTCCCTGAGGACCATGGATTCAATCTCTTTAGAAGCCCGTGAGGTCATCAGAGAATCGGGACGACAGGCGCTGGCTGAAGATATTCCATCCTTACGGGCAACTCACTATATGGAATTCAGGCGCAATGGAAATAGAAGTCATTTCGAAGCACTCTATTTCAGAAGACGGATTCTATTAGTCAGAATGTTGAAGGCTTTTTGTTTCGGAGAAGAAAGCTCTGAAATGCTGGATGGCATCATCAACATGGTTTCGGTAATTTGTGATGAGTGGAGCTGGGTCATTCCTGCTCATAACTGGCCGAATGATGAGACCGGGAAAGCCCTGCCTCCATTGAAGCCGCCACGGGTGGATCTTTTTGCCGCCAACACAGCCTGTCTTATGGCAATCTGTATTCACTATCTTAAAGAACCATTGATGGTAGAAGCGGATAAGCTGGTGGAACGTGTCGAGACTGAGTGCCGCAGACGGTGTATCAATCCCTATATGCAGAATGATGATCACTGGTGGATGGGATATCATGACCATCCCGAGCATGGAGAACTGAACAACTGGACTCCATGGATTACGGATAATTTCCTTCATTGCCTCCTTTGTCTTGAACCTGAACAAAGGGAGCTGAAGGCTGCTGCAGGAAGATCTTCTGATATTCTTATTAATTATCTGAAAGTTCTGCCTGCAGATGGAGGCTGTGATGAAGGCGCTATTTACTGGGATCACGCTGCCGGATCACTCTTTGGCTGTCTTGATATTCTGGACTTTGTAAGCGGTGGAACACTCCAGCTTTTGGAAGATCAATTTGTCAAAGATGCCGCATCCTATATCAGAAGAGTCCATATCGATGGTTCTTATTATGCCAATTTTGCAGACTGTCCCGGTGTGTTGGAACATATGCCATTCGGGCTCATGTACAGGATGGCAGAACTCCTGGGAGATAAAGAGCTGAGTCATCTTGCCTGCAGACTGAACAGCCGGAGCAGTGGGGATAATTCTCATGAAGAAGCCTTCTCAGTGCATAGGGATTTCCGTAATTACCTCTTTCCCATACAGGATATTGAAACAGTTCCTGAGGGCGGAGGCGGGGTCGATGTCTTTCCCGACACTCAGGTCTATTTGCATAAGTCTCAGGATCTCTTCTTTTCATGCAAAGGCGGACACAATGGTGAGAGTCATAATCATAATGACGTAGGTCAGTTTATGGTCTACTGGAAAGGACAGCCTGCAGTGATTGACCCAGGTATTGGTGAATACACCAGAGAAACCTTCAATCATATGCGTTACACAATCTGGACCATGCAGTCCGGCTGGCATAACCTGCCGGTTATCAATTCTATGAAACAGAAAGAGGGCCGCGAGTTCAGAAGCAGCAGCTTTATTACTGATGCAAACAGCTGCCGGATTGGTCTGGAAAATGCTTATCCCGGGACTGCAGGAATAAAATCCTGGAACAGAACTTTTGATGTCTCTGATGATGAAGTCTGTCTGACAGATCTCTGGGAATTAAAGGCTGAAAAAAATTCTGCAGTCTGGCATTTTCTCAGTCTTGAAGAACCATTGCTGTCAGAAGGATTTGTAGTGATTCCACTGGCTGAAGGTAAGATTGTAATCAGCTTTCCGGAAGACCTCCTTGAGGGGTGCCTGGATTTCCAGAAAATACCTGAGGATGACAGCAAGATGAGGGTCTGGGGAAAAGACCGTATCTGGCGTATCAGCCTTGAAAATAAAAATCCTCTGGCAGCAGCAGGAAAAGTTCAATTTAAAATCAAAGGAGAATAA
- a CDS encoding helix-turn-helix domain-containing protein, which translates to MKKEKSFFLSILGLFLILSLFIIILATSLFINRTRIVVRNAFAERNLTSTSQVSHMFDVLHAQMIPGLKEASYNNHLVSSLMYSNDLTKSEMLDGIEYLDGLLLTYPLIHSLYLYNGQMDIFLTTSTGYEAAENFYDREVLNLLEHFDHTYIDRYWPRQGTTQYSQYRTESQFDTLTLLMGTTPNNNAPIKGALISNIDVVALEKIINTEFDHPDNSIFIYNQEDALIARTGIMDNEEMQAVFSRILESDSEGRGSFLVENNHLVSYQFNYRLGWYIISVMPLDDLDNSILDVSKRILYIMIILLLFSFALSYLASRRVYKPIISLVNYVSDDSSGHSVLPVKNNSREISFITGRYKDMLDEKESLEESLEELQDDYRIEIFRAILDGHKYHFWEEELVEGDVKLLRKPLSLFVLQIDDYYRLIQDMDRNLFRTKRRSMVSLIQSGLNDENEVLIDKSSRNLVCLLSGLPDKHLKRMLELQKHIQMNTDLTVSIGYSFRSSIEDNWLHTLYDHSLSAANGKFALGFNQFNEYLDQDKSTVMFPGDVADKLLSCLRQGNLSGAEAKLEMIRKNLTQATYQDFEQHIRIFSYRILRFLKGMNMPELQKLLQQVRSHPETLETLANFQIFFLDILKTLSEQTGKAGRKGVVHFREIEDSLLLHYKDPACCVQYLADDMKMSINYIRQIYKDFSDNSLSDEINHLRVEEAARLLVETDDVIKDLYSRAGFSNYNSFFSSFKKIKGITPAVYRRNYENEQ; encoded by the coding sequence ATGAAAAAAGAAAAAAGTTTTTTTCTCTCCATTCTGGGATTATTTCTTATCTTGAGTCTTTTTATAATAATTCTGGCGACAAGCCTGTTTATAAATAGAACCCGTATCGTTGTCAGAAATGCTTTTGCCGAGAGAAACCTGACATCTACCAGTCAGGTAAGCCATATGTTTGATGTGCTTCATGCACAGATGATTCCGGGACTGAAAGAGGCCAGCTATAATAATCATCTAGTCTCCAGTCTGATGTACTCTAATGATCTTACTAAATCAGAAATGCTTGATGGAATAGAGTATCTGGATGGTCTTCTTCTAACCTATCCGCTGATCCACTCTCTCTATCTCTATAATGGGCAGATGGACATTTTTCTGACAACATCCACCGGATATGAGGCTGCCGAAAATTTCTATGACCGTGAAGTACTGAATCTCCTGGAGCACTTTGATCATACCTACATTGACCGCTACTGGCCCCGGCAGGGAACCACTCAGTACTCCCAGTACAGAACTGAAAGCCAGTTTGATACCCTGACTCTACTGATGGGGACCACCCCTAATAATAATGCCCCTATCAAGGGGGCTCTGATCTCCAATATCGATGTTGTTGCCCTGGAAAAAATCATTAATACTGAATTTGATCATCCGGATAACAGTATTTTTATCTACAACCAGGAAGATGCTCTTATTGCCAGAACCGGAATAATGGACAATGAGGAGATGCAGGCCGTCTTTTCCCGGATATTGGAATCAGACAGTGAGGGGAGGGGCTCTTTTCTTGTTGAGAATAATCATCTGGTCAGTTATCAGTTCAACTACAGGCTGGGCTGGTACATTATCTCAGTAATGCCCCTGGATGATCTGGACAATTCAATTCTTGATGTGAGTAAAAGAATCCTCTATATAATGATTATACTTCTTCTTTTCAGCTTTGCCTTATCCTATCTGGCCAGCCGCAGAGTTTATAAGCCCATTATCTCTCTGGTAAATTATGTCTCTGATGACAGCTCAGGGCATTCTGTACTTCCAGTAAAAAATAACAGTAGAGAAATCAGCTTTATTACAGGGCGCTACAAGGATATGCTGGATGAAAAAGAGTCTCTTGAGGAATCACTTGAGGAGCTGCAGGATGACTATCGTATAGAAATCTTCCGGGCGATTCTGGACGGTCATAAGTATCATTTCTGGGAAGAGGAGCTCGTTGAAGGAGATGTAAAACTCCTGAGAAAACCGCTTTCACTTTTTGTCCTTCAGATTGATGATTATTATCGCCTGATTCAGGATATGGACCGAAATCTGTTCAGGACAAAAAGACGCTCCATGGTCAGTCTGATTCAGAGCGGTCTGAATGATGAAAATGAAGTCCTCATTGATAAAAGCAGCCGGAATCTTGTCTGTCTCCTGTCAGGTCTACCTGATAAACATCTAAAGCGTATGCTGGAGCTGCAGAAACATATCCAGATGAATACAGATCTTACTGTCAGTATCGGTTACTCTTTCCGCAGCAGCATTGAAGATAACTGGCTTCATACACTTTATGATCACTCCCTTTCTGCGGCGAATGGCAAGTTTGCTCTCGGTTTCAATCAGTTTAATGAATATCTGGATCAGGATAAAAGTACTGTTATGTTTCCAGGAGATGTAGCGGATAAATTACTAAGCTGTCTCAGACAGGGCAACTTGTCAGGTGCAGAAGCAAAGCTTGAAATGATCAGAAAAAATCTGACCCAGGCTACCTATCAGGATTTTGAACAGCACATCAGAATTTTCTCCTACCGTATCCTCCGTTTTCTTAAAGGTATGAATATGCCTGAATTACAGAAGCTCCTGCAGCAGGTGAGATCTCATCCTGAAACCCTGGAGACTCTGGCTAATTTCCAGATCTTTTTTCTGGATATTTTGAAGACCCTCAGTGAACAGACAGGAAAGGCCGGCAGGAAGGGAGTCGTTCATTTCAGAGAGATTGAAGATAGTCTGCTGTTACATTATAAAGATCCGGCCTGCTGCGTACAGTATCTTGCAGATGACATGAAAATGTCTATCAACTATATAAGGCAGATCTATAAGGATTTTTCAGATAACTCCCTGTCAGATGAGATTAACCATCTCAGGGTTGAAGAAGCCGCCCGTCTTCTTGTGGAAACAGATGATGTTATTAAGGATCTGTATTCAAGAGCAGGGTTTTCAAATTACAATTCCTTCTTCAGCAGTTTTAAGAAAATAAAGGGGATAACACCTGCTGTTTATCGAAGAAATTATGAAAATGAGCAATAA